Below is a window of Conger conger chromosome 16, fConCon1.1, whole genome shotgun sequence DNA.
CCCTGCCTGCAGACACCATTGCCCACTGGAAACCCTGCCTGCAGACACCATTGCCCACTGGAaaccctgcacacagacacaattgCTCACTGGAAACCCTGCACACAGATGCTACTGCCCACTGGAAATCCTGCCTGCAGACACCATTGCACTTCTGATGTCATTCTGAaagtgtatacatacatatagtgggctccagaattattggcacccttaataaaaggttgatatatacactcaccgagcactttattaggtatttattagacttattttttagacttctactgctgtagcctatccactcagaggtttgaagcattgtgtgttcagagatgctcttctgcataccactgttgtaatgtgtgtaattctgttactgtcaccttcctgtcaccagtctggcccttctcctctgacctctctcattaacaaggaatttctgtctgcagaactgctgctcactggatttttttgttgttttttgcacctttcattgcaaattctagagactagtgtgcatgaaaatcctggGAGATACaccatttctgagatacacaaaccaccctgtctgccaccaacaatcattccacagtcacttagatcacatttccccattctgatggttgatgtgaacattaagtgaagctcctgacctgtatctacatgattgtattgcactgctgccacacaattggctgattagataatcacattaataagtaggtgtaataaagtaaaacatttcctAATAAACTCAGTGAGTGCATACTTTGGTTGATTCAACTgaatcattcatcattcataaaGCATATTACTGTacacatgttgaaaaataaagcttatgttaATAAGCATACGTGCATATTTATTGAGGGTGCCAATAGCCCCCTGTACATACATTCATTAATTACATACTGCACGATTAGTTACATTAGTTAGCATCATTATTCACAACCGCCTTCATGCTAAACTGGATGCCTCAATCTCCTATTAAACCCTGAGGTGATCTATCATTTAAATTTGGGCTTTGAGTGTCAGGGTGAAGACTGTGCCTTCATTCTCAGAGCAGGCTTCTGAACCTCTTTTCCAGAGAACagtaaaagtatttggacacaaaacaattacatatttgacccaggtctggtaggATACATATATGCAGTTAAAACCGGCAGCTGATATGTGTTCCTACCTGTGTTGGGCTCATCCATGGTGAAACCATTGTTCTCCACATACACGTTCTGGGAGCTCTGGTTCTTCTGCTCGCTCAGGATGGTCTCGTACCCCGCCGCTTCGCTGGGGTAGGCGTCTCCCGCCGGGGCCTGTGGGTCCTTGCCGTCCCCCGACAGGGCAGCTACCTCGGGGATGACGTAGAACGCCAGGAACACCCAGGCGTTGGCCACCAGGGCGACGGCCAGCGTGGGGTCGTCCCAGCCCGGCTCTCCGTGCGCCTCGTTGCCGTAGACGTACATGGCGACCCAAGCCGCCCAGATGCCCAGAGAGAGGAGGCCGGTGACCAGCAGGAAGGCGGCAGGCCGCCTCCACTCCGCGCGCCCGCCCCCCAGCGAGGCGGCGGCCGCCACGGGCACGGCCAGCAGCAGCACCATGACGTAGATGAGCGCCATGGCGAAGTCGGGGTTGGAGACGGCGCAGGGCACGGGCAGATCGGGGGAGCTGACGGGGTGGCGCGCCACCGTGACCACCAGCCACAGCGTGTTGACGATGGCCTCCACGGCCCACAGCCCGGCCGCCCCCAGGCACAGCTGCCAGCCCCGGTAGCCGCGCCCGCGGCGGGACAGCGCGTTGAGGCTCACGCCGTGCATCAGCAGGCAGGAGAAGCAGCCGGCGAAGAGCACGCCGAACAGGAAGCGGCGCGCCACGCACGCGGAGAAGTCGCGGCCCACCACAAAGGCCAAGGCCAGGCCGAACAGGCCCAGCGTGCAGACCAGCAGCCCCGCCTGCAGCCCCGCTGCGCTCCTGCGTCCGGACGCCGTCGCGAAGGGCACGCTGGCCAGCAGCACCACCAGCAGGATGAAGGCCATCACTGCACCCGCCGCGGCGAAGGCCTCCACCACCACGCCCCACACCGCGTCCAGGTCGCACAGGTTGTAGTACAGGGCGCTGACGCCCGAGCCGCACCCACGGGGGGGAGGGCTGGGTGAGGCAGCCATGCCAGGGGGGAGGCTCAGGACTGCGCCGTCTATGGTGACCCTGACTGTGGTCTAAAacagaggtacacacacacacacaccgtcacacatacatacacggatacacacacacatgggcacacatgTGCTTTGCTACAGCTACCAACAGCAAACGCACAGCTGCTGCGGCCTTTTATAAAAGATAGTCTCTGTTCCATGCAAGACTCCCTTGTCGGTCTCGATTCATTCTGTCGCAGAAGTCCTGTTTACGGAAAGGTTGTGTTGAGGAGCaatgaaatgtgttcatttaaaatgtgccaCCCTAGCTGTCCCGCCCCTCACATCAACTCATGGTGTTCCTGACCAATAGGCTCCTTTTGTCTCACGTCGTTTCACCTACGAGTTCGTCTTGCTCTGTCGCCTAACCAATGAGCTTGTCACCTGTTTTACTCTGTCACCTGTCCAGTGGGCTGTTGTCTCGTTCTTTCACCTGAAAAAGGTCTGTTACTCTGTGTCGTTGCTGCCACTAGAATACGAGGAGGCTAGGGACTAGGCTGTTTGGGGAGAAACCCCCGGTTTGACACTTTTAAACGGGCGAATACTAACGGAGAAGTGCGTCTCCTCACAGCATGCACATTAACCTCCCTGTATTCTACTTTTCCTTCTGAACAGAGGGCAGGCATCAGCAGTTATCCATTCTTTTGCCCTCTTGTCATTCAACCAAGCCGACACTGTGTCGATGACCGAAGAAGAGAAGCTTGGTTTTCCCCGCGCCAGCCTGGGTTAGCCCGCATTAGCCTGGGTTGGCCTGCATTGGTCTGCTTCAGCCCCGCCGTCCCCCACCCCTGTCTGCCTGTTCACAGCCAGAGCAGGAAGGCCATCTCGTCACCGCCCGGCACTTTTGATGGACAGGTGTACAGGGGCCCGTTTCAGCAGTGCTCCGCCCCccgctgtgtggctgtgtcctTTTCCCTGAGCAAGttgcctaacccctaaatgctcctgacgagcgggttggtgccttgcatggcagccaatcgccgttggtgtgtgactgtatgtatgaatgggtgaatgagaagcatcaattgtacagcgctttggataaaggcgctatataaaagccaaccatttaccatttacatacatgcacacatacatgcacacatacccacacacacacaggcacacatacatgcagacatacccacacacacacgcacacatacatacatgcccacacacaggcacacatacccacacacacagacacacgcagtcacacacacaaatacccacacacacttgcgcacacacacatagtcacacatacatgcacacacacacacgtacatgcatgcatacgtacacagacacacacacacaaaagggaCGGTCAGAGCTCATAGGATTTGGAACAGACAGAACGCATAGCTCTAGAAATCTGAAAGATgaatgagaggagagaaagggtgGGGAGCAACCATTTCCCAGAACAGGACAGAACAAGAGAAGAATTTGAGCACACCAAAATCAGCATGATGATTATTTCTCCACAGGAAAACGGTTGGCTCTCTTCAAACATGTAGTGTATGTGTTCTTAGCTGCATTCAGCAGACCAAGTTAGGCCAGATGTACTTTCAGCTCCAGAACAGAATGTGTAGCCTTTTCCCAATAAAGAAAATCGATACATTTGTAACAGAagtgagcagcagcagaatgggCTAGCCAGCTACATGTACTAGTAATGAGTGATAAGGCTTGTGTCCCTATGGTTTCTTGTGACATGTCGTAATGTGTGTTGTCTTAATCAGCCCTTACAGCATTTATGTTCACCACTAATGGCAGCATTTATGGAAAATCTGGAGAATAGacagaaatgtcaaaatatGACATCTATAAAgcaataatgtagtgtaatagtTAAGGGACCTGGTTGAGGAATTCAATTGTTACAGGTTTGATTTCCATGTAGGCCACTATCATTGTACACTTCAATAAGGCACTTACCCTTAATTGTCTCAGTATGACCGAGCTGTGTATGATACTTAGAATAAAAGTGCCTAAATGGTGAAACGCACTGTAAACATACGTAATACGCATACTGTACAAATGATGGCAACAGGTCAAATTAGAAAATGGATCCTTCACAGCTATGTACTGTAGGCAGTGTGCGATGCAATTGCTAAATCCTTCCATAAATAGACATATATTAGCACTAGTAAACACTatgaatgatgcaaaaaataataataataataatactaatctCATAATATCTACCACTGACCTGCCAGTGTCTCCTTAAATACAAAAGCATGACACATATTATGCTGTCAAAGATTTTGTATACCCTTTGCATTAGTCAAACATTAGCATAAGTTCTCAATGGTTTCCCTCTTTGAACAAAACTGTTAGGTAAAGCAGAcgattatttttttcataagatAGCCTACTAAGTTCTATGATAAGGTAAAATCCCCCCTTGCTGGAAATATTCCCATCAATTTCAGAGATGCTCCGTCCTTCCACGGCATTTTATATAAAGATGATATGATATGAGATATGTTACAGAATATCTGAGTCACGATGTCCTCGGACAACGTTTGTATGCTGTCTTTAAATGCTAAATTTAAACACCGCTATCGTAAGACACAGTCTGCTAAGAGTTATGTAACGGAAGGTGTGAATCATTCCACATTATAGACAGTGGCAGCTTGGGTGGGCTGATAACAGTTCTCTGTCAGACTCGGGACATCTGGCCCGTGACAAAGAGCTTGATTCATGGTCATTCTGCACGCAGGCCCAATCCCCTGTCCGCTTTGAATCACGTCTTATTGCTTCTTCTGCATAGTGCGACTAATTGATGCGCGAGTGTTGTCGTCGGACTGCTGAATCCCCAGGGGTGATTTGGCTCGTGCCAGCTTTGAGGAATATGCCAGCAGGTGCCCAACCCCCATGTTGTAGGCAGGCACAATGAGCGCTTTGTCCGTGGACATGGTCATATTCGTCCACAGCACCAGCGGTATCAAGTTCTGGATAGTTcggtattttattaatttatgatAAAACAGGAACCATTCGTAGGGGACATCTTTAGTTAATTTCTAAAGATCATCAGCACGCATTTCACAGGTTTCATGCACTTGCATAGACTGCAATAAATCTTCAAATCCTTCCAAGGTCCAGTAGCCCACTTGTACACTGGAATAGACCatcaataaaaaagtaaaataaataataataaaatacataaactaGTTTTGGGGAATAATGCATGCTCTGATTTCTGCAATAGTTTCGTTAATACAATTCCGGCCtgaagattttttaaatgattccaAAAATCTCAAAATAATATAACCTTTAAAGTATCTCAGTCGCAATTTTATTATCGAGAGCTTTTCATTGAACAATACGCCATAGCACCAGGGTTTTCAAAACAAGAACTCGTTTTTGAGTTGTACTTTTGTGTATGTGCTCAAAAATAGCAAAACATAAACAGTCAACAATATGCCGAACAGAGAAAGGGAGCTCTTACCTGTCTACCGTTCCTTCGTTTTAATGCCGATGGGGGCACAATCCAAACAATGGCTAAATTAAGACACCTGCGCTCTTACAATACTATATTACTTTTCTGTCATCTATTTGTAAACTAAAAAACGGGACTGTCGTTCCAGCTTATTATTCTATCAGACGATTTGTTCCCGTTCGCTACTAAAAATGGCATTGTAACCGTTTGgaatattaatttaaatgtgtttccGATGGTTTACCAATGGTATATGCAGACTTTTCTGTTCAGATCCTGTCGGCTAACTACCAGTCCCTAtttggtgtttttttctctctcccttttctccctccctccctccagttaTCATCCACCTACTCCAGTTCCAGCCCGGCCTCAAACGATTCATACCGTAGCGTTATTCAGTAACCTCATCCTGTAGGTCCCCAAGGATTTATTTCCCTGTTCACTGTGATCACAGCCCCCACGGGAAAGTTCCCATGTACCCTTCCTCTGTGGCccctaacccgcttatcttgCAATCATTTAAACCAACTCTATGTACATACTCCAAACATGGCGCAATTGATTCTGTGTCGTGTACAATTACATAAAGTATGCAAGTCTCGCTTTGAGATTTGTTTGGTGAATGAGGACTTCGGCTCGACCAGATTTACGTTTAAATGAATCTACAATGCCtctagaaagaaagaaaaaaacgaacaaaaaaaaaaaacactgggtgGATTTTGTTCTATTATAAATCAACATTTATGTTGATTAactttaattatattaatagaaCTGAAACATTAAGATAACTATTTGGTATCACAATGCCTGGCACTTCACGAGGCCAGTGTTTAAAGCCCCAGGACGTTCTCCAAATGACAAGTAAAAGTCGAAAGAAGAAAAATCTTTAAACGAGATTTTGTGTGAGAAGCCTAAAACCAAGGTCCAAAGTATGAACAAATATGCAACACTAGGCTACCACCAATATTCTAAACGGGTGTCATGAAGAAACAAAACGTAATGTATGTTCTGCGCTGGAAAGTATAAACACGAAGTATTTAATCAAAGAATAATAACATCTTATCGTGTCTGCATCTTTAGCCAATCCCAGCGTAGTAAGAGTTGGTTTTCATAATGATAACAAAACCGAGCATTTAGCGCCATCTATTGGCTTGATATAGTATGGAACTGGTTAAGATGAGTTAGCCTAACTAATAATACAAGATACTTGGAAGTGTGTTTCTTGCTTTAAAACACAATTCTTAGAATGTTTTAAAGCTGATATGTTATCCGAACGGTCTCCAAGTTTAGTGTCTAAAATGTCCTTCACTCTCCGTGACAATTGAAAACATactgaaattgaaaaaatatttaaaaaagaaagtgaaataTCAATTTaagctttttaaaaagcttttcaATCCTTTCTTGTTAACTGGACATCATCCACATCTATTAACTCCTGTAACAGTAGTGGATGAGCAGCTTTGCTGCTGTTATGGTAATGGTCCACCTCACACTGCTATGTATTTCAATGGTTAAGAAATCACACAGACCCAAAGTGCAAACCGTTCTAGAGTTACACAGGCGGCGTAGTCACTCTGCTGTAGGTTGCCATTTCAGACAGGATTTATGGAGCTCGGTAATTTAAGCTCTTCGTTGTCTGTAGAGGCTCTGTCCAGCTGGAACTGTTTAACAGGTGAAACATTAACCCGCCACTTCTCAGAACTCCAGTGAAAAACCGGACTGAACTGGGGCTGCAGCCATTAGGATCAGATTAGACTTGCAATCGATCCGGTTATATAATCACCCAATTAGCCATCTCTACACTACCTGCGTAATGTCCACTCCATTTTGTGCACTTTAATAGCACCGAGGCACAAGAGCAAATATTAAgaataaaatgagaaatgagtGCTCCATTGTGATGCGATATGAGAGAAAGgggctgattggctgttttcaGACGCAGCACAAGGTCATGGCCGTGCATTATACAGTGAACCGCATTGCTATTGAAATAGATAGAGCGAGTCCCAGTCTCTGCACTGTGTTTCATTGATTCCCCCTAGGGCTGCTTTTAATGGATTTTGCAGCATTTCAGTCTGACCTTTTCAACCAGGCTGTTGTTAGCAGAGTTTTAATTGAAGTATGGGTTCAGAGAAATGTAGTACACTGTGGGGCAAAATTATCTGTAATTACAAATTACTTTGTAAATTCGTTTAATTGGTCACTGAACAAGTTTGTGATCGAGGACTTGTTTTAGATGTACAAACCATGTACCAGTGTTGATTTATATGCAGTCCTACAAAACAagttatgcattttttttcaacaatgttgCTTAAagctgttaataataataataataataataataataataataacaacaagaagaagaag
It encodes the following:
- the LOC133114690 gene encoding G-protein coupled receptor family C group 5 member C-like isoform X2, which gives rise to MAASPSPPPRGCGSGVSALYYNLCDLDAVWGVVVEAFAAAGAVMAFILLVVLLASVPFATASGRRSAAGLQAGLLVCTLGLFGLALAFVVGRDFSACVARRFLFGVLFAGCFSCLLMHGVSLNALSRRGRGYRGWQLCLGAAGLWAVEAIVNTLWLVVTVARHPVSSPDLPVPCAVSNPDFAMALIYVMVLLLAVPVAAAASLGGGRAEWRRPAAFLLVTGLLSLGIWAAWVAMYVYGNEAHGEPGWDDPTLAVALVANAWVFLAFYVIPEVAALSGDGKDPQAPAGDAYPSEAAGYETILSEQKNQSSQNVYVENNGFTMDEPNTGRPVSPYSGYNGQIRRCVYQPTELALITKGLSSRMDIPHESGPPWVTSASHPQVSRSPTAQPDETRPVPGQSYGDSGNGLRVRPLW
- the LOC133114690 gene encoding G-protein coupled receptor family C group 5 member C-like isoform X1, with the protein product MAASPSPPPRGCGSGVSALYYNLCDLDAVWGVVVEAFAAAGAVMAFILLVVLLASVPFATASGRRSAAGLQAGLLVCTLGLFGLALAFVVGRDFSACVARRFLFGVLFAGCFSCLLMHGVSLNALSRRGRGYRGWQLCLGAAGLWAVEAIVNTLWLVVTVARHPVSSPDLPVPCAVSNPDFAMALIYVMVLLLAVPVAAAASLGGGRAEWRRPAAFLLVTGLLSLGIWAAWVAMYVYGNEAHGEPGWDDPTLAVALVANAWVFLAFYVIPEVAALSGDGKDPQAPAGDAYPSEAAGYETILSEQKNQSSQNVYVENNGFTMDEPNTAGRPVSPYSGYNGQIRRCVYQPTELALITKGLSSRMDIPHESGPPWVTSASHPQVSRSPTAQPDETRPVPGQSYGDSGNGLRVRPLW